The Deltaproteobacteria bacterium region TGCTCTTCCAGATCATCTTCCACGCGCAGCTGGGCCAGGAGCGCGGCGAGTTCGACATGGCCGACGTGGTCCAGGCCATCGCCGACAAGATCGAGTCGCGGCATCCGCACGTCTTCGGGGACCAGAAGTTCGAGAGCACCGAGGCCTTCCTCGGCGCGTGGGCGGGCTTCAAGGAGAAGGAGCGCAAGGCCGCCGGCCAGGAGAACCCGTCGGCCATCGACGGCGTCCCGACGGCGGCCCCTGCCCTGCTCCGCGCCGAGCGGCTCACCGACAAGGCGAGCAAGGTCGGCTTCGACTGGAAGGACTGGCACGGCCCGCGCGACAAGGTCACCGAGGAGCTGCGCGAGCTCGACGAGGCGCTCGCCGCCAACGACAAGGCCCGCATCGAAGACGAGCTCGGCGACCTGCTCTTCTCGCTCTGCAACCTGGCGCGCTTCACCCACACGCCCGCGGAGGACGCGCTCCGCCGCACCATCCGCAAGTTCGATCGCCGCTTTCGCCACGTGGAGTCGCGGCTGCGCGCGCAGGGAAAGAAGCCGAGCGACGTGACGCTCGCGGAGATGGACGCGCTCTGGGACGAGGCGAAGAAGCTGCCTTCCGACCGTTGATGGCGCACGCGCGACGCGTTCACCCCGCGCTCGCTCGAGCGTCACCTGCTTTTCACAGGAGCTGTGCGTTGCCTGTTGGAAGAGCTGTGGAAAACACGACGCGCCCTGCGTCCCTTCAAGCGATCCCTCAGCTCGCTCCAGGTTGCAGCGAATCCGAATCGTGATGGGCAACGCGTGCTTGCGCGATTTCGGGCGCGCATTCTCCACAGGCGACTGCCCGGAACGGCACTTTTGGCGCGATTGCCAGGAGGCCGGTGGATAACCCTCACGCGCTGCGGCGGACGGACGTGGAGCGAGCGACCATTCGTTCGCTCGAAAACCGCAGACGTTCCTTGACGCTGCGTCGCGTTGCTTGCTATGAGCCGCGCCTCTTTTGCGAGAAGTTCGCGTCGTTTTGTGGAGGAATTCGTGGCCAATCTGCCGTCAGTCGAGAAGCGTCACCGCCAGTCGTTGAAGCGCAATGCCCGCAACGTGCAGAAGCGCACCCAGGTGAAGACCGCGGTGAAGAAGCTTCGCGACGCCATCGCCAAGAAGGACGCCGCCAAGGCCAAGGAAGCGCTCAAGGAGGCCCAGGGCGTGCTGTCCAAGGCTGCTTCGAAGGGCGTGCTCACCGACCGCAACGTGTCGCGCCGCATCGGCCGCCTGAGCAAGGCCGTCCACGGCCTGAGCGCCGCCAAGTAGTTCGCGCTTCGTCGTTCGCTCCGAGCGCTCTCGGCATTGTGCCGTGAGCGCTCGATGCGTTGCGGGGAAACCCCATCCCCGGCCCTTCCCCGTCTCACGCGGGGAAGGGAGCTGATTCGTTCGTTAGAACCCGATCGAAAGCTTGTCGAACGCCTCGCGCATGAGCCGCTTGGCCAGGCGCTGCAAGGCGACGCGGCGCGCGGCTTCAATCTCCAGCGCGTCGCGGCCGGGCGCATAGTCCTCGGTCCCGTTCACACAAGCATTGGCGAGGATCTTGTCGGCCTCGATGAGCCGGACGCACGCGCTCACGCTCACGTAGTACGCCGCCGCGCTGTTGCCGAACGGCCCCAGCGACTGCGGATTGCCGGTGGGGTTGGTGTACACGAGCCCCGGCCCGCCGCCCGACGCGGTGACCACACCCTTGGCCTGGACGACGCAATCCGAGTCGCCGGCGGCGTGCGCGTTGGCGAGCTCGGCGCGAAAGGCGTCGGTGAACACGACCTCGAGCCCGGGATCGGCCGTATCGTTCTGGAACGTGGGCGCAAAGACGCGCTTGCCCTCGGTGGGCAAGGAATCGCTGCGGGCGCTGAACCGGTAGCCACAGCCGCAGAGCAGCGCGAGGAGGACGAGCGCGCGCCTCATCTATCCAACGACGAAGTTCACGAGCCGCTTGGGCACGAACACGAACTTGCGAATCGTCTTGCCCTCGAGGTGCGGCTTGAGCGCGTCGAGCTTCTCGGCGGCGGCGCGGACCTCGGCCTCGGGCGCGGCGATCGGCATCGCCACTTCGCCGCGGAGCTTGCCGTTCACCTGTACGGCGTAGCTCACGGTGTCATCGACGACGAGCGTGCCGTCGAACTCGGGCCAGCTCTGCGCCTGGAGGCAGTCCTTGGCGCCGAAGTGCTGGGCGATCTCGTCCGAGAGGTGCGGTGAGAACGGGCTCATGCACACCGCGAGGATGCGAATCGCCTCGGCCCAGGCCGCGTCCAGGTTGTTCGACGGCGCCGCGTCCTTGAGCGCCATGAGCGCGTTCACCGCCTCCATCACGCCGGCGATGGCGGTGTTGAAGGAGAGCTTCTCCATGCTCTCGGTGACGCGCTTGAGGCACTTGTGCGCAATGCGGCGGATGGCGAGCGCGTCGCCCTCGACCTTGCCCTCGAAGGTCTTTCCCGCGGCGCCTTCGTGCGCGCGCGCGAGCCGCCAGAGCCGGCCGGCGAAGCGGTACTGGCCCTCGACCTGCTCGTCGCTCCAGTCGATGTCGTTCTCGGGCGGGCCGGCGAACATCACGAACATGCGCGCGGTGTCGGCGCCGTACTTCTCGATGATGGAGCGCGGGCTGATGACGTTCTTCCAGCGCTTGCTCATCTTGCGGCCGTCGGGGCCGTTCACGATGCCCTGGGTGATGAGCCGCTTCACCGGCTCGGCGACGCCCATGAGGCCCATCTCCTTCATCACCCGCGTCCAGAAGCGGAAGTAGAGGAGGTGCATCACCGCGTGCTCGGGGCCGCCCACGTACACGTCGACGGGGAGCCAGCGATCGGCGTCGGCGCGCTCGAAGGGGAGCTTGTCGTCGTTCGGCGAGAGGTAGCGCGCGTAGTACCAGGTGGAGTCGACGAAAGTATCCATCGTCTCCACTTCGCGCTTCGCCGGCCCGCTGCACTTCGGGCAGGTGGTGTTCACGAAGTCCGGCACCTTCGCGAGCGGCGGCTCACCGCGGCCGGTGAGCACCGCGGCCACGTCGATCTCCGGGAGCTTCACCGGGAGCTGCTCGAGCGGGACGGGAATGCCCACGCGCTTCGGGTCGCACTTTTCACAATAAACAATGGGAATCGGCGTGCCCCAGTAGCGCTGGCGCGAGAAGCCCCAGTCGCGGAGGTGCCAGTTCACGGTCTTCTTGCCGAAGCCCTTCGACTCGGCGTCGGCGGTCATCTTGGCGCGCGCGTCGCTGCTGGTGAGGCCGGTGTACGGGCCGCTCTCGACGAGCTTGCCGTCGTCGGTGAACGCCGCGTCGGCCTTCACCTCCGTGCCGGC contains the following coding sequences:
- the mazG gene encoding nucleoside triphosphate pyrophosphohydrolase — protein: MSRAAEQLDRLIEIMRRLRAPGGCPWDREQDLASLRRYLVEETYEVLDALDAAVDKGELKKGALRELPVELGDLLFQIIFHAQLGQERGEFDMADVVQAIADKIESRHPHVFGDQKFESTEAFLGAWAGFKEKERKAAGQENPSAIDGVPTAAPALLRAERLTDKASKVGFDWKDWHGPRDKVTEELRELDEALAANDKARIEDELGDLLFSLCNLARFTHTPAEDALRRTIRKFDRRFRHVESRLRAQGKKPSDVTLAEMDALWDEAKKLPSDR
- the rpsT gene encoding 30S ribosomal protein S20; the encoded protein is MANLPSVEKRHRQSLKRNARNVQKRTQVKTAVKKLRDAIAKKDAAKAKEALKEAQGVLSKAASKGVLTDRNVSRRIGRLSKAVHGLSAAK
- a CDS encoding leucine--tRNA ligase, with amino-acid sequence MAMSEFYEPQQIEKRWQDRWAKEGLTEAGKRPGAPKKYVLEMFPYPSGNMHMGHVRNYLIGDVLARYYRMRGFDVLHPFGWDALGLPAENAAIADKVHPAVRTAQNIQVFREDTQALGLSYDWSREVNTSDPKYYRWNQWFFIKMLEKGVVYRRINRVNWCPGCATVIANEQVKDDGTCERSGDVVEQREMPEWAFRITNYAQQLLDGLNELKEWPDRITSSQRHWIGRSEGAEVEFAIDGKPEKLRVFTTRVDTIFGCTYVVVAPEHAIVDKIATPEHLPRIHALRKELATQDAATRTDEKAEKHGVATGAHAINPFTGEKVPVWVANFVVATYGTGAVMSVPAHDVRDHAFAKKYSLPIKTVIAPAKAGTEVKADAAFTDDGKLVESGPYTGLTSSDARAKMTADAESKGFGKKTVNWHLRDWGFSRQRYWGTPIPIVYCEKCDPKRVGIPVPLEQLPVKLPEIDVAAVLTGRGEPPLAKVPDFVNTTCPKCSGPAKREVETMDTFVDSTWYYARYLSPNDDKLPFERADADRWLPVDVYVGGPEHAVMHLLYFRFWTRVMKEMGLMGVAEPVKRLITQGIVNGPDGRKMSKRWKNVISPRSIIEKYGADTARMFVMFAGPPENDIDWSDEQVEGQYRFAGRLWRLARAHEGAAGKTFEGKVEGDALAIRRIAHKCLKRVTESMEKLSFNTAIAGVMEAVNALMALKDAAPSNNLDAAWAEAIRILAVCMSPFSPHLSDEIAQHFGAKDCLQAQSWPEFDGTLVVDDTVSYAVQVNGKLRGEVAMPIAAPEAEVRAAAEKLDALKPHLEGKTIRKFVFVPKRLVNFVVG